The sequence AGCGCCCATTTGGCGGCTGCCCCCCAGGCTGCCGCCGCGAAACAGCCCACCGCCACCACTAGCCAAGTCATGTAACGACGAGGACGCCTTGCGTTCTGACGCACCGGTTGCGAATCCGGTATGGCCACCACTGGCAGCGCATCCGGCCACGCTTGATCAGGGGCATCAAATGCAAGCCACAGGCCACTGATCTCATATCGCATACCTGCCAACAACAATTCATCCGTTGTTACGCGCGTACCGTTCTGGCGATGTATCTGACCATCCTGTGGACGCAGCACCCAACCATCGGGTACGGGAACCAGCTGCAAGTGTTGCTCGGTCACACCAGGATCCAGCAACATGATGTCTGCGGACCGACCGCTTCCCAGCACCAGCGCGGTATCTCCCAAGACGAGCGCAGCCCCGCGATGCAGCCCATTCAAAATACGTAATTCCAGCATGGTGCAACCTTTCAATCCTTCAGAAACAACTTGGCAGGCCGTGTTCATCCATCTACGCGTCGTCTATACCGGCGGACCCGACATACTGGCGCCGTCGGCCGCAGCAATCTCGGCACGCCATTGCCTGGCCTGTCTGGCCTGGCCGTGCAACACACGGGCGAGACCGGGACCGTCAATATTTGACCCGTTCAACCGTGTCATCATGACCACATGGCGGGTAGAAGGCAGAATGCCAAAGCAGGACTCCACTTCCCGTCCGGCCAACAACAAGATGTTGCGTACCAGCAGATCACGATAGACAGTCACGCTCAGCGCTGGGCAGACAGGTCCGAAATCACACAGAATGATCCATTGCGGCATGGGCGGCGGCGTATCGGTAACACTGAACAGCACACCTTCAATCCACCACTGTGTTGCATTCTCAACCTGCATGATCGCGCCTAGTTGCTGGATCAATACGGCCGTCAATTTCTCGCTGCATCCACCTGCCACATCCAGCTCCTTCACCCTATCCAACGCCCAGTCAGGCGCTCATGGCGCACTGCTTATCCGTTAAGTGACAAAAACAGGATTTCGGTTCATTCCGGCATGAAATTGTTCAGCACCACATTGATTTATCCACACAACGCCATGCCTGGCCAAACAAAGGAAGTGAGACGTCAGAAGCGTGTGCGACAGTATTGGTCACGCTCAAGAAAGAAAACGGCCAGGTCAGCCATACGAACCGGCGCCCAAGAAGATCAGGCATGGCGGCTGATGGCCATCAACCATGCAATTGAGTGTAAGGCGCCCCTGTAGATGGACACGGGCAACAACCCTACATTGCCCGTGGCATGGCTGTCACATCAGATGCACCTGGCACGATAGTGACGACCCGGACATGTCCGTCGACTTTGTAGTGGGTTGTTCAGCGCGCCATAAGCTGGACATTTCCGCCATTTGGCGAGACCGGATGAATAATCCCGCAACGCTGAAGTCATGCAACTCAATGGACAGACACAGCACGATGCGTGTCGTCCCGGGTATCAGGCAATATGCCCCCTCGCCTTCCCCGAAGAGAAATACATTGCTGGTCAGGAAAAATGCATATGCAGCCTGTGTAGCACGATCCGGCAACACACCGAAATCACAATACAGGAGCACTTTGGGCCGAATGCCATCCTGTTGATCCAGATTGCATTGGAAGCGAATACCATCCATGAACCAGGCTTCAGTCTGAACAAGCAAACTGTCTTCGAGCAAATTGGCCAGTTCGCGCAAAACCTTGCAATAGATATCGTCAGCCTTCATGGCCGGCATGATTCACCTCTTGAATTAGGTTCTGTTGATCGAGACCCATTACAAACGACATAACGGTTGCACCGTCACCGAGTTACTGATCTCGGAAAATGACAGGACTGGCAGGTCAAAAAACTGCTCCTCGATCAACTTGCGCAAGCACCTTCGCAGATCCTGGGCAACCAACAGCACCACGCGCTCCTGTGAGTCCCGTGTTGCCAGCCTGATACGCTGGATCTGCTCAAGCAGTGCCTGTGTTTGTGCTGGCGTCAATGCGAAAAAAACACCGTGGACAGTCTGCCGGATCGTATCGCGCAATTGAGTCTCGGTTTCCTGTTCCAGCAAAATGGCTTGCAATTGACCGTTTGGCGCATATTCATGTGACAGCTGGTTACGCAATGCAATGCGCACAAAATCAGTCAGCAATCCGACATCCCGCTCTCGCTGCCCCCAATCGATCAGTGTTTCCATGATCAGTCGCATATTCCGGATCGATACCACATCAGCAGCCAGGCGTTGGAAGATGTCTGTGATCCGTCCCAACGGCAACACACGGGTCGACTCTTTCACCAGTTCGGGATGTTTGAATTCCAGCCAGCTCAAGTAACGCTGGGTTTCCTGCATGCCAATGAAGCTACTGAGGTGGCGTTGCATGGCCAAGTCGATTCGGTCAGCAGCGGCATGAATGAACAATTGGAAAGACACACCCGCTGTCGATAGCGCATCGGCCTGCGTATACGCAACCCAACATCCATCCGCTTCCTCGGCTTCCGGCTCACAGCCGAGGGCTTGCAGCTCGACTGCACTGCGACGAACCCACAAGGCATCCCAGCGCAGTACCAGATACAACACAGGTATTTCATGCACCGCGAATCGCAATGAAGCCGGCGCCAACGTTGTATCAGGCTCATATTCAAGGGAGGGCACCACCATCCCATAATCTTCAATCAGGACGTTTTGACGCAAGCGGAGCTCGTCGATCAGCCGATACATGCGTGGATCAGCATAGCTATCCAGACTGCACGCCAGCCAGAGTGGCCTCACCGCCGAGAATGCATTGGCCTCCGGGACCAGATAGGGCCCCTGGGATACCTCAGCACCATCGCGTTTCGCATGACGCAACTTGTAGTACCCCGCCCCTGCCGACAATGCAGCCAGGATCAAAAAGACCAAACTGGGCATGCCGGGTACCAGTGCAAAGATCACCATGACACCTGCAGCAATGATCAATGCCCGCGGTTCGGCAAATAGTTGGCGGGCAATTTCCTGACCAACGTTCTCGGTAGTGCTGTCACCACTGGAAACACGGGTAATGATCAAGCCGGCACAGAGCGAAATCAGTAGTGCTGGAATCTGTGCAATCAAGCCATCACCTATGGTCAGTACCGAATAGGTCCGCATCGCCTCACCAGCAGGCATGCCCCGCTGTAGTACGCCGATTGAAATCCCGCCGATCAGGTTGACCGCTACCACCATCAGACCGGCAATGGCATCACCTTTGACAAATTTCATGGCGCCATCCATCGCCCCGAACAGCTGGCTCTCTTTCCCAAGGTCCTCACGCTTGGCTCTTGCCTGGGCGGCATCCAGAAGGCCAGCACGAAGATCGCTGTCGATCGACATCTGCTTGCCCGGCATGGCATCCAGCGTAAAACGTGCTGACACCTCAGCAACCCGCTCCGATCCTTTGGTGATCACCAGAAACTGTACTACCGTCAGAATCAGGAAAATCACCATCCCAACCACCAGATTGCCACCCACCACGAATTGCCCAAAGGCTTCGACAATATGCCCGGCATCGGCTTCCAGCAGAATCAGACGGCTGGTGGAAACCTCCAACGCCAGACGGAATAAGGTCGTGACCAGCAGTACGGCCGGAAAAGTGGAAAATGCGAGCGGGCCTGGCACATACAATGCAATTACCACCAACAGGCATGAAATGCAGATGTTGAGCGCAATCAACATGTCCACCAGCCAGATCGGCAGTGGTAAAACCAGCATGAAGACAATCGAGATGACCACACCCACCGCAACCACTTCAGAGCGGGCCGCAGCCAGACGTGCCAATGCCATCAACCTGGACTGAATTTGATTCATGTCACACCAGACTAAAAAGACTCAAGCGATCAAACGCTGCATGATCTGCAATTGATCCTGCAGGTGTGGTATCAACAGCTGGGTCAACGGCAATCGACAAATCAGTAGTAGATCATCGTTGCGGCCGACACCCGGCAGTATCGAATGAAAGTGTTCGGGAGCCTGCCACCGACGGGTCAGGATAGTAGAGAGCAGATCATGCTGACGATTGCCGCCCAATATCAGTAATGCAAACAGCCAGCAGGTGTCGGCCTGCGCCAACCGAAGTTCGAACTGGTTCGACAGGTTGACAGCTGCCGATCGGTTATACATTGCCGCCTCCAGCAA comes from Chitinivorax sp. B and encodes:
- a CDS encoding CesT family type III secretion system chaperone — its product is MKELDVAGGCSEKLTAVLIQQLGAIMQVENATQWWIEGVLFSVTDTPPPMPQWIILCDFGPVCPALSVTVYRDLLVRNILLLAGREVESCFGILPSTRHVVMMTRLNGSNIDGPGLARVLHGQARQARQWRAEIAAADGASMSGPPV
- the sctV gene encoding type III secretion system export apparatus subunit SctV — protein: MNQIQSRLMALARLAAARSEVVAVGVVISIVFMLVLPLPIWLVDMLIALNICISCLLVVIALYVPGPLAFSTFPAVLLVTTLFRLALEVSTSRLILLEADAGHIVEAFGQFVVGGNLVVGMVIFLILTVVQFLVITKGSERVAEVSARFTLDAMPGKQMSIDSDLRAGLLDAAQARAKREDLGKESQLFGAMDGAMKFVKGDAIAGLMVVAVNLIGGISIGVLQRGMPAGEAMRTYSVLTIGDGLIAQIPALLISLCAGLIITRVSSGDSTTENVGQEIARQLFAEPRALIIAAGVMVIFALVPGMPSLVFLILAALSAGAGYYKLRHAKRDGAEVSQGPYLVPEANAFSAVRPLWLACSLDSYADPRMYRLIDELRLRQNVLIEDYGMVVPSLEYEPDTTLAPASLRFAVHEIPVLYLVLRWDALWVRRSAVELQALGCEPEAEEADGCWVAYTQADALSTAGVSFQLFIHAAADRIDLAMQRHLSSFIGMQETQRYLSWLEFKHPELVKESTRVLPLGRITDIFQRLAADVVSIRNMRLIMETLIDWGQRERDVGLLTDFVRIALRNQLSHEYAPNGQLQAILLEQETETQLRDTIRQTVHGVFFALTPAQTQALLEQIQRIRLATRDSQERVVLLVAQDLRRCLRKLIEEQFFDLPVLSFSEISNSVTVQPLCRL